The following proteins are encoded in a genomic region of Magallana gigas chromosome 1, xbMagGiga1.1, whole genome shotgun sequence:
- the LOC136275835 gene encoding uncharacterized protein has product MSGEIPPEASANNMFLEPVPEELSRLNNLEQHLISLHIPFMKVMALPKGGQKNIHGPVVCVPSNLKKATFLPLKEDENLLLRVKLKRKLSYKSYYEYQFINPTHVLTALDYLKQNNKWYAGISINRDIESNENVEGSEQDEVQTSNENSERDEIQTSNEDTEQVQGETPNEDSEQIQIAVDSCLQPVDIAQEVLDHYFDDVFNIAPAEGNNPVRMLQEQGNEAKTFPCHFPSGQFSFDQQRDKRLTLARYFNNRLMNADNRFAKDTNYIFFSQYMSELNQVIEKTQISVRKTVTKNEKGSVINSDMLRNPETLSKLLRNDEAIRFMQPIRGTPAYWSATQKDLFAMLRQLGIPTWFCSFSSAEYRWNDAISSLLKQLNDERNPDLLDWTEKNEILRSNPVTVARMFEHRFRIFQRDVIHSPSEPIGKIADFFQRVEFQQRGSPHMHCLFWVENAPKIDVDGKEAVTEFIDRYVTCAVPTENEDSELRKIVLDVQQHSKKHSKSCKKNGKECRFNFPRPPSQRTFITEKHDDDDEDETAEIQDVHQRNSTSNLTKSQAKEILLSVWNKIQTDCDGYETTEDIFEDLSLNQDTYQNAMNVLSEKLTVVLKRHPNELWTNQYNPCLLKCWDANMDIQYVLDPFSCIVYIVSYISKSEREMGMLLKQTNVEAQEGNLDAKQTLKKIGSAYLTHREVTAQEAVYRVCNLRMKEASRKVIFIPVGENPTRMTKPLSQMKRKQKDANDDLHDENDEDDEIFMTNIVERYENRPDNKIFNNMCLAEFCSDYRVLAKSQVPKGVNENVFELQNSKGYVQKRTRTKQAVVRYPRFSAEKTSEKFYQSRLQLFLPYRHETQLKPETFDLYETFYEKGFVKLHGSRSVTAVKIIVETNHARFAQNESVIDEAQELYENIGEPEDAWANLCPETEKNRDECAMMKSTQKTPEDLVENIPDIDSDFNKADVLYQVQQLCVSNEEMLNIVQNLNQIQQNVFYFVRDWCVRKIVNENPAPFHIFLTGGAGTGKSQIVKAINFEASRLFSKRLSSPEALSVLLTAFTGTAAFNIGGSTIHSVFSLTKFLPLPYEPLKEQTLSEIRMKLSDLQILVIDEVSMVYKRLLYYIHERLVQIKKCKDPFGGVSVLAVGDFFQLPPVKQRKDERLYKDNASYPIDHWQDLFQEVELTEIMRQRNDVPFARALNLLRTRTLEDPLANETLDTVNDCIRDGPEDVLHVYSTNDEVNNYNLNMLEKKCKDFKQIDAKDYQKDKTSGKLCLRDKPCITKTDSLSSSLLFAVNARVMLTRNCDVKDGLVNGVMGYISHFQYGDAVKTNVTAIAVIFDSQNVGIKTGKRTKNGNMVLIERIQEEILVRKSNAIVRQQFPLKLSWACTAHKVQGMTVEKVVVNLDKTFAPGQAYVALTRVTSKDGLFIETNDRAKLAKKLYADPDVKSAMKDMKKLELDTPFEVHSNSTIVRVEQL; this is encoded by the exons ATGAGTGGTGAAATCCCTCCAGAAGCATCAGCCAATAACATGTTCCTTGAGCCAGTCCCTGAGGAACTTTCTCGCTTAAACAATTTGGAACAGCATTTGATTTCCTTACATATACCTTTCATGAAAGTCATGGCTCTTCCAAAGGGTGGGCAGAAGAATATTCATGGTCCTGTTGTTTGTGTACCATCTAATTTGAAGAAAGCAACATTTTTACCTCTAAAAGAGGATGAAAACCTTTTGCTTCGAGTAAAATTAAAGAGGAAACTGAGCTACAAAAGTTATTATGAATATCAATTCATAAACCCAACTCATGTTCTCACTGCACTAGACtacttaaaacaaaacaacaaatggtATGCTGGAATCTCTATCAATAGAGACATTGAgagtaatgaaaatgtagaagGTTCTGAACAAGATGAAGTTCAAACTTCAAATGAAAATTCTGAACGAGATGAAATTCAAACATCAAATGAAGATACTGAACAAGTTCAAGGAGAAACACCGAATGAAGATTCCGAACAGATACAAATAGCTGTAGACAGCTGTCTCCAACCTGTAGATATTGCACAAGAAGTTTTGGAccattattttgatgatgtcTTCAATATTGCCCCTGCAGAAGGAAATAATCCAGTACGGATGCTTCAAGAACAAGGAAACGAAGCAAAGACATTCCCTTGCCATTTTCCATCAGGACAATTCTCATTTGATCAACAAAGAGATAAAAGATTGACACTTGCTCGATATTTCAATAACAGGCTGATGAATGCAGATAACAGATTTGCAAAAGATACAAACTACATCTTCTTTAGTCAGTATATGTCAGAACTAAATCAAGTAATTGAAAAAACGCAGATTTCTGTTCGGAAGACGGTCACCAAAAATGAAAAGGGGAGCGTTATCAATTCAGATATGCTTAGAAATCCAGAAACTCTGTCAAAACTGTTGAGGAACGATGAAGCAATTAGATTTATGCAACCGATAAGAGGTACACCAGCATACTGGTCAGCAACTCAGAAAGATCTATTTGCTATGCTTAGACAGCTTGGAATTCCAACATGGTTTTGCTCGTTTTCTTCAGCAGAATATAGATGGAATGATGCCATAAGTTCTTTACTCAAACAACTCAATGATGAAAGAAATCCGGATTTGTTAGACtggacagaaaaaaatgaaattttgcgGAGCAATCCCGTTACAGTGGCTAGAATGTTTGAACATAGATTTCGTATCTTTCAGCGGGATGTTATTCATTCACCGTCAGAACCTATTGGGAAAATAGCCGATTTCTTTCAAAGAGTTGAATTTCAACAAAGAGGTTCGCCAcacatgcattgtttattttggGTGGAAAACGCACCAAAAATAGATGTTGATGGTAAGGAAGCTGTGACAGAATTTATCGACAGATACGTGACATGTGCTGTGCCAACTGAAAATGAAGACTCTGAACTAAGAAAAATTGTACTGGATGTTCAACAACACAGTAAGAAGCACTCAAAGTCGTGCAAGAAAAATGGAAAAGAATGTAGATTTAACTTCCCGAGACCTCCCTCACAGCGTACATTCATAACAGAAAAGcatgatgatgacgatgaagATGAAACTGCAGAAATTCAAGATGTGCACCAACGTAATTCTACTTCAAATCTTACCAAGTCTCAagcaaaagaaattttattgagTGTTTGGAATAAGATTCAAACTGATTGTGATGGGTATGAGACAACAGAAGATATTTTCGAGGATCTTTCTCTGAATCAAGACACATACCAAAATGCAATGAATGTTTTGTCAGAAAAATTGACAGTTGTCCTCAAAAGGCATCCAAATGAATTGTGGACAAATCAGTACAACCCATGTCTTCTTAAATGTTGGGATGCAAATATGGATATACAATATGTTTTGGATCCTTTTAGTTGCATCGTATACATCGTCTCGTACATCTCTAAATCTGAAAGGGAAATGGGAAtgttattaaaacaaacaaacgttGAAGCCCAAGAAGGAAATCTGGATGccaaacaaacattaaaaaaaataggatcTGCATATTTGACGCACAGAGAAGTTACTGCGCAAGAAGCCGTCTACAGAGTTTGCAATCTAAGAATGAAAGAAGCTTCAAGGAAAGTGATCTTCATACCAGTTGGAGAAAACCCTACTCGAATGACAAAACCCCTTTCACAAATGAAGCGAAAACAAAAGGATGCTAACGATGATTTACACGACGAAAATGACGAGGATGACGAAATTTTCATGACAAACATTGTCGAAAGGTACGAAAACCGACCAGACAACAAGATATTTAACAACATGTGTCTAGCCGAGTTCTGCTCTGATTATCGCGTCCTTGCCAAATCCCAAGTTCCAAAAGGGGTTAATGAAAATGTCTTTGAACTTCAAAATTCTAAGGGATATGTTCAAAAGAGAACGAGAACAAAACAGGCAGTTGTTAGGTATCCAAGATTTAGCGCTGAAAAAACATCTGAGAAATTTTATCAATCTCGACTACAGCTGTTTCTTCCCTATCGGCATGAAACACAATTAAAACCGGAAACTTTTGATTTGTAcgaaacattttatgaaaaaggaTTTGTGAAGTTACATGGCTCGAGATCTGTAACAGCAGTAAAAATAATTGTGGAAACAAATCATGCTCGCTTTGCTCAGAATGAAAGTGTTATAGATGAAGCTCAAGAGCTGTATGAAAACATAGGAGAACCGGAAGATGCATGGGCAAATCTATGCCCCGAGACAGAAAAAAATAGAGATGAATGTGCCATGATGAAGTCAACACAGAAAACCCCCGAAGATCTTGTAGAAAATATACCAGATATTGACAGCGATTTCAACAAAGCTGATGTGTTGTATCAAGTACAACAACTTTGCGTCTCTAATGAAGAAATGTTGAATATTGTACAAAACTTGAATCAAATCCAACAAAACGTGTTCTACTTTGTGCGAGACTGGTGTGTCAGAAAAATAGTAAATGAAAACCCAGCTCCGttccatatatttttaacaGGAGGTGCAGGAACAGGAAAAAGCCAAATTGTGAAAGCTATCAATTTCGAAGCATCACGCCTTTTCTCTAAAAGATTGTCGTCACCAGAGGCTTTATCAGTGTTGCTGACAGCTTTTACCGGCACAGCTGCATTTAACATTGGTGGCAGTACAATTCACAGTGTTTTTTCTTTGACAAAGTTCTTGCCACTGCCATATGAACCATTAAAAGAACAAACTTTAAGTGAAATCAGAATGAAGCTCTCAGACTTGCAAATTCTTGTAATAGATGAAGTATCGATGGTGTACAAAAGACTTTtatactacatccatgaaagaCTAGTGCAAATCAAAAAATGCAAAGACCCATTTGGAGGCGTTAGTGTGCTTGCAGTCGGTGATTTCTTCCAACTACCACCagtaaaacaaagaaaagatgAGAGACTATATAAAGACAATGCATCATATCCAATTGACCATTGGCAAGATTTATTTCAAGAAGTTGAATTGACTGAAATTATGCGTCAACGCAATGATGTTCCATTTGCAAGAGCTTTGAATTTGCTGCGCACAAGAACCTTAGAAGATCCTTTAGCAAATGAAACACTTGACACAGTGAATGATTGTATCAGAGATGGTCCGGAAGATGTTCTTCACGTATACTCCACTAACGATGAGGTAAACAATTACAATTTGAATATGCTAGAAAAGAAATGCAAAGATTTCAAACAGATTGATGCAAAAGATTATCAAAAAGATAAAACCTCAGGAAAACTCTGCCTTAGAGATAAACCGTGCATAACCAAAACTGACAGTTTATCAAGCTCGTTACTCTTCGCAGTTAATGCTCGTGTCATGTTGACGAGAAATTGCGATGTCAAAGATGGTTTAGTCAATGGAGTTATGGGATACATTTCCCACTTTCAATACGGAGATGCAGTAAAAACAAACGTTACAGCTATAGCTGTTATATTTGACAGTCAAAACGTCGGTATAAAAACGGGAAAGCGAACTAAAAATGGAAACATGGTATTGATTGAAAGAATTCAAGAAGAAATTCTTGTAAGGAAATCAAATGCTATTGTTAGACAGCAGTTTCCATTAAAGCTATCATGGGCCTGTACAGCTCACAAGGTTCAAGGGATGACTGTTGAAAAAGTTGTTGTCAACCTTGACAAAACATTTGCTCCTGGCCAAGCCTATGTTGCATTAACGAGAGTAACTTCAAAAGATGGATTATTCATAGAAACAAACGACAGAGCAAAGTTAGCCAAAAAGTTGTACGCTGATCCAGATGTGAAATCAGCCATGAAAGACATGAAAAAACTGGAACTTGACACACCATTTGAAGTTCACTCCAACAGCACCATAGTT AGGGTGGAACAACTTTAG